From the genome of Populus trichocarpa isolate Nisqually-1 chromosome 15, P.trichocarpa_v4.1, whole genome shotgun sequence, one region includes:
- the LOC7453880 gene encoding transcription factor MYB62, producing MSEDIIMSSLKKSMTSSKEDGSELRRGPWTLEEDTLLVHYIGRHGEGRWNLLAKRAGLRRTGKSCRLRWLNYLKPDVKRGNLTPQEQLLILDLHSKWGNRWSKIAQHLPGRTDNEIKNYWRTRVQKQARHLKIDANSTAFENIIRWFWMPRLLQKIGGSSTSSSAMPSQRPAVVSQPNLNYAPQFSTFPPALPPLVQQQEAPLDMSVTMHYLEPHEQTSDSELGTSSCISSAESMNVSQMSQLSEYPTSPFQAIGNNSSEYSTLAKGCYYVDSNCYDMEAINLATMPVPGELGISAGDRHMEDGDWGAYDFGDTMWNMDELWQFRNLQGKEN from the exons ATGAGCGAGGACATCATCATGTCTTCTTTAAAAAAGAGCATGACAAGTTCTAAGGAAGATGGCTCTGAACTTAGGAGGGGGCCATGGACTCTTGAAGAAGACACCCTCCTTGTTCATTATATTGGTCGTCATGGCGAAGGCCGATGGAATTTGCTAGCTAAACGTGCAG GGTTAAGGAGAACCGGGAAGAGTTGCAGATTGAGATGGCTAAACTATCTAAAACCAGATGTAAAGCGAGGAAATCTTACTCCACAGGAACAACTCTTGATCCTTGACCTCCATTCCAAGTGGGGCAATAG GTGGTCAAAAATCGCACAACATTTGCCAGGTAGAACTGACAATGAAATCAAGAACTATTGGAGAACTAGAGTGCAGAAACAAGCAAGGCACCTTAAGATAGATGCCAATAGCACAGCATTTGAGAATATAATTAGGTGGTTTTGGATGCCAAGATTGCTTCAAAAGATAGGAGGATCGTCAACATCTTCATCAGCCATGCCATCCCAAAGACCAGCAGTAGTTTCTCAGCCGAACCTCAATTATGCTCCTCAGTTTTCAACGTTCCCGCCAGCACTCCCCCCACTAGTACAGCAGCAAGAAGCTCCTCTTGATATGAGTGTGACAATGCATTATTTGGAGCCTCATGAACAAACCTCAGACTCAGAGCTTGGCACAAGTTCATGCATTTCTTCAGCAGAATCAATGAATGTCTCACAAATGTCTCAATTATCAGAATACCCTACAAGTCCCTTTCAAGCCATAGGCAACAACAGCAGTGAGTACAGCACCTTGGCGAAGGGCTGCTATTATGTTGACAGCAATTGCTATGACATGGAAGCCATCAACCTAGCAACGATGCCAGTGCCTGGAGAACTTGGGATCTCAGCTGGCGATCGCCACATGGAAGATGGTGATTGGGGTGCATACGATTTCGGAGATACTATGTGGAACATGGATGAATTATGGCAATTTAGGAACTTGCAAGGAAAGGAAAATTAA